In Streptomyces sp. NBC_00341, the DNA window CCCGAATCCGCCGTCCGGCTCGACGGCCGCCCGCACGAGTCCCGCACCCGCAGCGTCGGCAGCAGGGCGACATGACGCCTCGGCGCCAGGTCGGAGGGGACCCCGTAGCGCTCCCCCGACAACCGCTCGACCAGCAGCTCCGCCGCGCTGCGCCCGACCTCCCGCTTGGGCGGCGCCACCGCGGTGAGCGGGGTGTCCGCGAGCGCCGCCACCTCGTCGTCGTACGTGACCAGGGACAGGTCGTCGGGCACCCGGACGCCGAGCTCGGCCAGCCGCCGCATCATCCGGATGGCGTCCTCGTCGTTGTGCATCAGCGCCGCGGTCGCCCGCCCGCGCCGCACCGCGTCCCGCAGCCCGAGCGCGGCCTGCTCGAACAGCACCGGATCGCGCTCGTCCGAGGACGACTCGATCACCGGGCCCGGCGCGCGCAGCCCCAGCACCGCCAGCCCCCGCGCGTACCCGGCCCGGACCGCCTGCGCCGTCGGGCTGTCCGCACGGGCGACCAGCAGCGGCGCCCCGTGGCCCAGCTCCAGCAGGTACCGGATGGCGAGCAGCACCCCGTGCGCATGGTCCGAGCAGACCCGGTCGAAACCGTCCAGCGGCCCGCCCGGCACCCCGGTCCGCTCGACCAGGACCTTCTCCACGGGCAGCTGGGCGAGCCAGTCGCTGTAGGCGGCCGGATGGCCCGGCTCCGTCCAGCTCGGGGCGAGCAGCAGCCCCTGCGCCCCGGCCGCCAGCAGTCCGGCGGCGTGGGCCGCGTCGTCCTCGGGGCGGTAGTCGGTGACCCGCAGGATCAGCCGGGCGCCGAGCCGGGCCGCGGCCTCGTGGGCGCCGCGGATCACCTCGGCGAAGTAGTAGACGGCGGCCGGGGCCAGCATCCCGATGACCGGGCCGCCGCCCGCCGGGGTGCCGGCCGGTCCGCGTTCGGCGGGCCAGGAGACCGAACCGTGCACCCGGTCGAGCAGCCCCCGCGCCGCCAGCGCCTCGGCATCGCGGCGCGCCGTCACCGGGGAGACGCCGAGCCGGTCCGCGAGGTCCGAGACCCGTGCGGTGCCCTGTTCGCGTACCAGTTTCAGCAGTCGGTCATGACGTTCAGCGGCACCTTCGCGCACGGTGGCAGCCCCTCAGGCGGTTAGCGGATGATCGAACGTTGTGCTGTTCCGATCA includes these proteins:
- a CDS encoding substrate-binding domain-containing protein, with amino-acid sequence MREGAAERHDRLLKLVREQGTARVSDLADRLGVSPVTARRDAEALAARGLLDRVHGSVSWPAERGPAGTPAGGGPVIGMLAPAAVYYFAEVIRGAHEAAARLGARLILRVTDYRPEDDAAHAAGLLAAGAQGLLLAPSWTEPGHPAAYSDWLAQLPVEKVLVERTGVPGGPLDGFDRVCSDHAHGVLLAIRYLLELGHGAPLLVARADSPTAQAVRAGYARGLAVLGLRAPGPVIESSSDERDPVLFEQAALGLRDAVRRGRATAALMHNDEDAIRMMRRLAELGVRVPDDLSLVTYDDEVAALADTPLTAVAPPKREVGRSAAELLVERLSGERYGVPSDLAPRRHVALLPTLRVRDSCGRPSSRTADSGASDS